The Campylobacter suis genome includes the window TTACGGCACAGAGCCTATGCCAGATAGCCTTTTACAAAGGCTAAAGGCGGAGTTTCCAAGGGTGAAATTTTTGCAGACTTTTGGCACTAGCGAGACGGGCATAGCAAACACATCATCAATGTCATCAAACTCAACTTTTATGAAGATAGATGATATGAATTTAGAGTATAAGATAGTAGATGGTGAGCTGTGGCTAAAAAGCAAGGCTCAAATTCTAGGCTATCTAAACTCATCTATGCAAAGCTTTAGTGATGATGGTTGGTTTAAGACAGGCGACTTGGTAGAGACCACAGAAGATGGCTATATAAAGATCATAGGCAGAAACAAAGAGATCATAAATATCGGCGGTGAAAAGGTGCTACCAAACGAGGTCGAGTCTGTGATACTTTCGATGGATGAGGTCGATGACTGCTTGGTTTATGGTGAGAAAAATGCCATAACAGGGCAAAGCGTATCGTGCGATGTGGTGCTAAAACAAGGCATAGATAGTCAAAATATCAAGATAAAAGTGCGAAAATTTTGCAAAGACAAGCTAGCAAACTACAAGATCCCAACAAAGGTAACAGCCGTAGAGCGCACAAATTTTGGCGAGAGATTTAAGAAAAAGCGTATTTTGGGCTGATTTACAACCCACTTAATACAAACTCTTCTCTATACGTTTTTAAGTCATACAAAATTTACGAATAACTTAAAACATTAACACTTTTTAAAGGTTTTATAAGCGATAATTTTAAATAAATTTTAATCGGAGGTACTATATGGCAAGTGATTCTTTTTCGGGTTTTGTAGGCTATGAGGCTATCTTGATTAATGATAGCGAAGTAAAGGAATTTTTTTACATTTTGATAAATATAATGTAAAAAATAATAGCGATGACATAAACGAAGAGTGTAAAAAATTTATTTTTGAAAATTTTGAGATAAATAAAAACTATAAAAATATTTTAGATAAAGACCAAGATGTTAGGTTTAAAATTTTTTCGATAAGATATACTGATGAAAATTACTATTCTTTAGAATTAAATAAGGACTATGAAAAATTAAGTATACTAGATAAAGCCATAGCTCAAAAGGATGCAAGTGTTGAAAATGAGCTTGTTAAAGAAATCTTACACAAAAAAGAATTAAAACCTATAAAAGACAAAACTAGGCGTTATGATATTGCTTATTTTATAGAATTTAATGAAGAGTATTTTATCGTAGATGGTGATAAAATTTCAAAAGTTGATAACTTGGCATCTTTTGTATTAAAAAATAAAGAAAAAATAAAATATAGAACAATCCCTAAAAATACTAATCTTTTTAAGCAATTAGCAGATAAAAATTTTAGTGGTAAAAGCATTAGTTGTAAAGATTCGGATAGAGAATATTTATTCAATGAATTAATTAAAATTTGTGATAAAAAAGATATTGCACAAGATTTATATTTAAAAGATATTGATTTAAAAGAAGAACATATTTATATACTAACAGATAACAACAAACATTATCTACACTATGACAATAAAACCTATAAGATACAAGATATTGATTTGCTTAATTTTTATTTAAATAATAAATACAAAAAAGAAGAGCACAATGCATTTGATTTAGGAGAGAATACAAAAATCATATCCTTAAATGCATCTGATGGATATATAGATAATGAAGATAAAATACCACAAAATATTATTAGTAGTGATAATATAGATAAAAATATATTGGATGAATTAAAAAAGATTCAAAATAAAATAAGAAAAACAGTAAAAATTTCACCTATATGGCTAAGTTTAATAGACAGCATTCACTTTATAATGTTTAATATCGAAGGCAATAATGTGTTATACGCCATAAGACCAACGGATAAAGTTTATGATATTGAAAATATACATTTTGGATTTTATAGAGATAGTGGTTTTATGGATGAAAATCGTGATGATTTTATGCAGTCTTTGTACAAGTTTCAGCAAGAAGGCGAATTTGATAATTTTAGTGAGATACAAAGGGTATCATACATATATCCAGGAAAGAACAAAAACGTAAATATTATATCCTATAAAGATAATTTATATATAAAAGAAGAGTGGTATAAAAATCTATTTGCCTCTTCTGGATATGGGCTAAAAGCGGTTTTATTCAAGCTACTTGATAATGCCAATATGCTTTTATATAAAGAAAATATTAATAATATTTTTGAGTATAAAAAAGATAGTTTTAGATATCTTTTTGATGATTTTATACATGGAAAAAGTAAGTTTAAATTTTTCAGCTTTAATATAAAATGTCTTTATAAGGTTGCTATTTGGTCTGTATTGATATATTTGATTTTTCTTTTGCCAAATGTAGTTTTTATGGATAAGATCGCTGTTGTATTTGCTATTCTTGCTATTATTTATTTCACATATCTTTTTCCACTATCTTATGAAGAAAAAATTTTTAAAAAAAGAGAGTTAATATTTAAAACAAAAAATTTCGGTTATAAGGTAATAAGCAGTGATTTAAAATCATTACATAAAATAATTCAAGAAAACTCCATAACAAATAAAGAAAATCAAAAATTAAACAATATCGTAGATGAGTATTTTAACCTAAAAGAAAAAACATATCATTACAATAGCAACAAACGCTCGATCATCTTTGCCGTTCTTGCCATCATCATCTCTGCTTTGGCACTTACTGGGTATGTTGAGTATGAAGTTAAGCAGTTTTTTGGCGAACCGCAAAGACAAGATGGTTATGTGCTTACGTTTTTTAAACATTTGATAGGAGCTTTTAAATAATCATGGGTCAAATACTAAGTCTAGACTACAAGCTTTTTAGCAGTCGCGATAAGCGTATTTACACAAAAAATGCCAATAAGAGCAAGCTCGTTAAGAGTGAGTATGTAGTTGATTCGGTTATTAACACTTATGCGCTTGCGCTTTTTGCAAATGAATTTTATCCAATTGAGTATGACAAGATCCCAAAAGATGCCTTTGAGAAGATTTTTTGTGTGGGTAAAAATTTCAAAAAATATGAAAAAGCCGTAGATGAGCTATGCGAAGAGTGCGGTAAAAAAAGTCAAACATACATCACAAACTTAACAAATTTAAGATGTTTTATAAAAGACTTTTATGCAGATGACAGAAATAAAAACAAACACATAAAAGGACGCCTTGAAAAGCTAAATGAGCGTTATTTTTTACTAAAATTGCCACAAAACAGATCAAAAACCCCGCAAAGCATAAATGATAAAAATAGCTACATTTTAAGTCCAAATAGCTTTTTGCAAAAGCAAGTTAAAATCGTTAAAAATTTTTCGGCAACTAGCGATGAGGTATTTGGCTTTTTGCAAGATTGTGCGTTTATTATGATTGACTTGTATCACGGCGAGTTTGCATGGGATGAAATGATAAATGTGAGCAATAAATTTATAAAACTCCCGCACATAAAAAAGCCACTAGATACCGATATAGCGATGTCTTATATCATCAACGGCGATTTTAGCACAGATACTGATATGCGTAACGCATCAAGGTTTTTAAGGGGTGCAAACGCAGTGATCGTTGATAGTGATGGCGTAACGCTAGTCGATAATGACGGCTTGGGGCATAGTCTTGGTTTTGTAGGCTCAGCCATTTTTGAGCTTGAAATTTTTAAGCAAAAGTGGATAAGTTTTAGGCAGGGCGAGGCTCTTGTGATATTTTCTCCGCACTACTTTCGCATACGCTCTCATGATGGGCTTTATGAGAAAATTTTAAAGATAAAAAGGGGCGAGTGCTTAGAGCGACTTGCGTTAGGGCGCATTTGGGATCTGCTAAATCATCGTGATTTAGACCCACTAAATCTTGATGAGGTAGTTAAAATTCTCATACAAAATAACGCCCTTTTATCTCAAGAGTTTTGCAAAGAGATAGGGCTTATAAAAAACAACCTATCTTATAAAAGATACAAGCAAGACCCATCATGCCTACATAAAAGATGGCTTATTGGCGACATATATCACCTATATAAATGCACCCACCTTGAAAGCGGTGAAATTTCACACAAAAACGACTGCGAAAAGGCAGCCAAACTATACTTTGAAAATTTACTCAACCAAAGCCTTGAAGAGTTTATAAAAAGCAAAAAATCATCTTAAATCACAAAAACCCAAACCTATAATAATCATCACTCACGCCGATTTTTAGGCCATCTTAGCCAATAGGTGGAACACACCGCTTTTCATTACACGTCATAATTTCACTCATAAATTAACACAAAGGAGACAAAATGAGCGATGAAAAGCTAAACATAGCTGATATACCATCAATGCTACTAGCCGATAGAAATATCTTTTTATACGGGCAGATCGATATGGAGGTGTGCTTAAGCGTTCAAAAACAGCTTTTATATCTAAACGGCATCGATGATACGAGTGAGATAAACATATACATAAGTGGGCCCGGCGGCTCAATATATGATGGCTTTGGGCTGATTGACTTTATGCAGACGATAAAAGCACCCATTAACACCATCTGCGTGGGACTTGCGGCCTCGATGTCGGCTCTGATATTTTTACACGGCGACAAACGCTACATGTTACCAAATTCACAACTCATGCTTCATCAGCCACTAGGCGGAGCACAAGGTCAGGCAAGCGATATCGAGCTTGTCGCAAAGCAAATCATAAAAATCAAATCAAAAATCAACGAAATGATAGTAAGCAAAAGCAAACTTGAGCTAAAAAAGGTTGAAATTTTAACGGATAGGGACTGCTATATCGACGCAAATATGGCTATAAAATACGGTTTAACAGATGAATTAACTTCAAACAAAGGATAAAAAATGCCAAAATTTTCTTTACTTAGCACAAACAGCAATACGCAAAATCAAGTCATAAGCCTAGACAAGGACTTTACACACGCAATGATCACAGGTCAAACGGGCAGTGGCAAGACCACATCCGCGATACTACCTATCCTTGATGAGCGTATCAAGGCGGGGCATGGAATTTTAGCTTTTGATTACAAGGGTAGTGAGCACTTAAAGATAAAAGCCCTTGCCAGAAGGCACAAAAGGATGAAAGATGTCGTAATGATAAATGTGCCTTGGGGTAAAAATGTAAATATCGCAAGCGAGGCAGATGAATCTATACTTATAAAATTTTTCTCAAAAATTTTTGGTGCCAAATCAGACCCCTTTTGGGCAAATATGGCAACATCTCTTGCTACTAAAAATCTCACTATACTAAAAGTCATAAAGGAATTTCACCATATGGGTTTTAGCGGTTTTTATAGCGCAACAAGCAGTGCCTTAAAGAAGGAATTTGAGCCTAGCATGGCAAATCTTTTTAATTACACTCAAAATATAACGCAGTTTAAAAAGCTCTATAACAAAGTGCAAAAGTATCAAGATCTGCTAAGCGATCCAAAAGATACGATGTCAAAATTTCACCCAAATTTAAGCACACAAGAGAAAAAAAGCCTACTTTCATCAACGCCCGAAGCCATATGCGTGCTAGAATGTCTTGAGAAAATAGCAAAAGACTATCTTGATACTTTTGAGGAGTACAACGACATAAATAACCCAAATCTCGAACAAAAAGAGAAATTTTATGGCAACTACTCATTCATGCTTCTTGCCTTAACAGAGATAGCAGACTCAGAGCTTTTAAACAGCAGTGATACACACATAAGTCAGCTTTTAAATGATGGTAAGATAGTCATCATCAACTCGCAAAATCTCTCAAACCATGTGCTTGAGCTTATGCTAAACTCAGTCCTTTC containing:
- a CDS encoding ClpP family protease; translation: MSDEKLNIADIPSMLLADRNIFLYGQIDMEVCLSVQKQLLYLNGIDDTSEINIYISGPGGSIYDGFGLIDFMQTIKAPINTICVGLAASMSALIFLHGDKRYMLPNSQLMLHQPLGGAQGQASDIELVAKQIIKIKSKINEMIVSKSKLELKKVEILTDRDCYIDANMAIKYGLTDELTSNKG